GGTGGCAGGGTGGTGGAAGGAGAAATTATTAAAAATTCTAAATTAGAAATATACAGGAATAACGAATTAATCGGCAAAGGTACGATTTCAGGAATCCAAAAAGAGAAAAAATCAGCGGAAAGAGGGGTCTTGGATGACGAAATAGGAATACTTTATCGGGGGACCACCAAGATAGAAGAGGACGATATTTTATCCTTTTTCGTAGAAGAGAAAAAGCAAGTAGATATTTAAACATAATATAAATGTTTTCAAGGATAGACCGACTTAACGAGCTTTTAAAAAGGGAAATAGGAAGCATTATTTTAAGAGAAGAAGGGTTTGATAGAAATGTTTTGGTCACGATAACTAAAGTGGATATTTCAAGTGATTTGAGCAACGCAAAAGTGTTTGTGAGTGTGATGCCTGCGGACAGGAGAAGGGAAATGATAAATTATCTTAGGGCTGATATTTATAACATACAGAAAATTCTGGACAGGAAATTGCGCATAAGAAAAGTTCCTAAAATAATTTTTTGTGAGGAAAAACAGGTTGAAGAAGCGGGAAGAATTGAGGAATTGTTGTCAGTGATTCATAAAAATAGCGAACAATAATTGATAATTGTCTTTGGCCAGGTAGCCAAGTAGCAAGGCAGCGGTCTGCAAAACCGCTATACGTGGGTGCAACTCCCGCCCTGGCCTTAAAATATATTGCGCCGGGGTGGTGGAATGGTTTACACGATGGATTTAAAATCCATTGGGCGCAAGCCCATGTGGGTTCGACTCCCACTCCCGGCATATGGGCGGTTAGCTCAGTTGGTAGAGCGTTCGCTTGACGTGCGAAAGGTTTCACTGGTTCGAGCCCAGTACCGCCCACCAAGCCGCGGTAGCTCCCTCCTTCGCCCTCATAATATTCGGGCTTCGGAAGGGCAAGTATCAATTTTGAGAATCATATTTGCTTTTCCGAAGCTCTGGTACTCCAGAGCACAGGAGAGCCGCGGTAGCTCAGGGGTAGAGCAAACGACTGAAAATCGTTGGGTCGTCAGTTCGATTCTGACCCGCGGCACATAATTGAGCATTTTGAAATGCGGGTGTCGTATAATGGTTCATTACGCTACCTTGCCAAGGTAGTGATGGCGGTTCGATTCCGCTCACCCGCTCCAAAAATACGCCTGTTTGGCGTTTTTTGTTCCAAAATACCCAAAATCCTTGACAAGTAGGGTGTAAAAATGCTATGATATAGTCAGATTCGGAAAAAATATATAAATATATGAAAACTAAAATTCAAGGATACATTGAATTTTTTATTATCTGGGGCGTTGTTGGCGGAGTAATTTTTTCTTTGTCAGGCGCTTTAGCTGCTTACCAGGACAATTCTTTGCCTGATGATTATTTTGAATCAGGAGGCGCTTTGGCATTTGTTCAAGGAAATAGCGCTGTTTCCAATATAGAGCATTTTTTAGCAGTGCCGAGAGCAACAAATTCAAAGACGATTAAGGTTGTTGTCACTGCTTATTCTTCTTGCCCAATGGAAACAGATGACGACCCATATATCACTGCTTCTGGCTCATGGGTTCGTGACGGCATAGTGGCTACAAATTTTCTTCCCTTTGGTACAGAAATAAGGATTCCAGAGATATATGGAGACAAGGTTTTCGTTGTTGAAGACAGAATGCATTCCAGAAAGACGCAACAAGTGGATATTTGGTTTCCATCTAAGCAAGAAGCCCTTGAATTCGGAGCGCGTTATAGCTATATAGAGGTTGTGGAGATTTAAATTAATATTTGATTGAATTAGGAAAACAAAAAATCGCCCTGAGTTTATCAAAGGGCGATTTTTTGTTCTTATAATAGAGGTGCCGAGGGTGGGAGTTGAACCCACACGCCATTGCTGGCACATCCCCCTCAAAGATGCGAGTCTACCTATTTCTCCACCTCGGCTCTCAACCAACGCTGTCTCATTGCTTATTTTCGTTTTTCAGCTCTTGTGCGCGATTTTCTTCAATAATCGACTCTTGCTGATTAGTGTTTTCAATTGGATTTTCGATGTTACTATTATCACCCCCTATTGGCATAGTCGCTTCTGGCATAATTTCTGGCGCTGTGTTATTCGGAATTTCTTCGCTTTCTGTAGGCATAGGTGTTTCTTCAACAGAAATTTCTGGCATAAACTCTTTGGCTTTAAGTCGCGCCTTTCTACCGCTTGCCCGGCGAAGATAAAAAAGCTTAGCCCTTCTCACCTTGCTCTTTCTTATTACCTCTATTTTTTTAATAGTAGGGGAAAAGATAGGGAAAATCCTTTCTACTCCAATTCTGTCTATCACCTTTCTTACGGTGATGGTGGCGCCGATTTCTTTGTTTCTTCTTTTCGCCAATACAACACCCTCAAATATCTGTATTTTTTCTTTTTTCTCTCCATGTTTTGAGGAGCTGGAATCAGGCATGATTTGATAAACCCTAATCGTATCTCCTGGTCTGATATCTGGAATTGATTTTGTCTCTTGTTCGTGATTTGTTACTTCTTCGTTTTCTATTGTCATAAGTTTTTCAATAATTGTTTTAAGTCATCTGGCAATGGAGAAGAAAATGTTTTTTCCTCACCATCCATTAATTTAATTGTTAGTCCGCTGGCATGAAGGAATTGCCTTGTTAATACTTTTGGCACTATCTGATTCTTGAAAGAATACAGCTTGTCTCCTATTATAGGATGTCCTATATAAGAAAAATGAACTCGTATTTGGTGTTTTCTGCCGGTCTTTGGAATCGCCTCTATCAAGGTATATTTATCATATTCTTCTATCATTTTCCATTGCGTTTCAGCCAATCGAGACCCTGTTTTTTTGGCTAAAGGACCGAGCCAAGGGTATGCCCTTTGTTTTTTTCCGTCTTTATCTCTATTAATCAGGGTTTTGATAATTCCTTCCTTTTCTTGGATTTTACCCCAAACCAGCGCAATATATTTTTTTCGTACATCTCTTGTTCTAAACTGTTTTTGGAAAAAAGACAAGGCCTGATTGTTTTTTGCTACCAACAACAGCCCAGAAGTGTCTTTGTCCAAGCGATGAATCAATCCATATCTTGGTGGTTCGCCGACATTTTTAAGTTCAGGATTAGATTCAACTATCTCAGCCATCAGTCCGGAATCATTGTCTGAAAAAACAGCAATTCCTGCTGGTTTGTCCAAAACTATAATGTTTTCATCTTCATAAATAATTTTCATAGTGCTTGGACAGATTGAATCCATCTTGTGATTATTTTGTCAAATGGTGGGCGAGAGAGGATTTGAACCTCTGGCCTGCCGCGTGTAAGGCGGATGCTCTAGCCGCTGAGCTACTCGCCCTTTATCCTCCCAACTTTTTATTTAAGAAAAGTTAGGAGGGCAAGGTGGGCACGGTTGGATTTGAACCAACAACCTCGGCCTTATAGCGGCAACTCTGATTTAATATAATAAATAATTGTAGTTGCCGATATATCGATGATTTCATATTGATTTTATCTCTTTGGTATGGGCACGGTTGGACTCGGACCAACAACCTCGGCCTTATAAGAGCCTTGCTCCGCCATTGAGCTACGTGCCCACCCCAAAGAGATAAATTAGTAAATGAAAATCATCGCTATAAGAGCCTTGCTCCGCCATTGAGCTACGTGCCCTTCTTCTTCCTGCTGATTTTGAGGATTTTTTCAATTTCTTCTCTTTCCAGAGTTTCTTTTTCCATCAATTCCTTAGATAATTTTTCCAAAAGGTTCTTTTTTGCTTTTAGGACTTTTATTGCTAAAGCGCTTGCTTCTTTGATTATTTTTGATACTTCTTCGTCTATTTGTTCAGCTATTTTTTCAGAGTAATTTCTTTCTTCGCCGAAGTCCTTTCCCAAAAACTGAAGTTCGTTTCTTTCTCCGAAAACAATGGGTCCGAGTTTCTCTGACATGCCATAGTCCTTCACTAATCTCCGCGCCAATTCAGAGGCGATTTTCAGGTCATTGCTTGCGCCTGTGCTCACCTCCTTGAATTTCATCTTCTCTGTGAAGTATCCTCCGAGCAATGTAGCTATGTCTGCCAAGAAATCAGATTTTGCCTTAATGCTTTTTTCCTCTATCGGCGATTTAATAGTATATCCTGCCGCCATTCCTCTTGAAACAATAGAAACCTTTCTTACCGGTTCTCCTTTGTCGGTAAATGATGCGACTATTGCGTGGCCTGCTTCATGATAGGCAGAAATTTTCTTTTCCCTTGGCGACAAGACATGGCTCTTCCTTTCAGGCCCTAAAAGAACTTTTTCAATTGATTCTGTCAGTTCTGCTTGGTCTATTTGGTGCTTGTTCCTCCTAGCAGCCAAGATTGCTGCTTCGTTTAAAAGATTTTCCAAATCAGCCCCGGAAAAACCAGGAGTCCTTTCCGCTATTTCTCTTAAATGGGTGTTTTTCGCCAATGGTTTGCCTCTGGTGTGGATTTTAAGGATTGCCTCTCTGTCTTCTATGCTGGGTAGATTTAAGATAACCTGTCTGTCAAATCTGCCTGGTCTTAAAAGTGCAGGGTCCAAAATGTCCGGGCGATTGGTTGCAGCGATTATAATGGTTTTTGAGTCCCTTTCAAATCCATCCATTTCAACAAGTATCTGATTCAATGTTTGTTCTCTCTCATCATGCCCACCACCCATTCCCATTCCTCTTGTCCTGCCAATAGCGTCTAATTCATCAATAAAGATAATCGCTTTATTGTGTTTTTTCGCTTCCTGAAATAATGACCTTACTCTTCCGCTTCCTACGCCAACGAATAATTCTATAAACTCGGAACCAGCCACAGAAAAAAACGGAACATTGCTCTCGCCTGCGGTTGCTCTTGCCAATAGTGTTTTGCCGCATCCCGGTGGGCCTAATAGCAAAACGCCTCTTGGAATTTTTGCACCCATATCCAGGAATTTTTTAGGGGTCTTTAAAAATTCAACAATTTCTTTCAATTCTTCTTTTGCTTCTTTTAGTCCAGCCACATCCTCAAAGTTTATCTTTTGTTTTGGATGACCCTCTGCGCCAAAAACACGAGCTCTTGCCTTGGAAAAATTAAATGTTTGCATTGCTCCCATTTTTGCCTGTTTCGCAAACGACCAAAAGAATAAGCCGAAGATTAATAAAGGAACGGCGAATAACATTATTGAGCCAATTTGTCCCCAGCCCGCCTTGGGCTCCTGAACAACCATATTGACCTTTTCCAATTTTTCTTTTTCAACACCGTAATTAGCCAGAGATTCTGAAAGAGCTAATTCAGTTTCTTTTCTGCTTTGCCCCTGACTGTTGTCGTTATATGTGACGAGAATATCATTTCCAACAACCACAATTTCTTTAACTTTTTCTTGAGCTATTTCTTGGCTAAGTTGGCTTATGGAAATTTCTTTTTCAACATCAGGGGTTGGAGAAAGAATGGCAAAAACCACTGATATGCCTAAAAAAATCAGTACAATAACAAAAAAGTTCTTCGCTAAGTTTTGCGTTGCTTTTTTCATT
This genomic window from Patescibacteria group bacterium contains:
- a CDS encoding RluA family pseudouridine synthase; its protein translation is MKIIYEDENIIVLDKPAGIAVFSDNDSGLMAEIVESNPELKNVGEPPRYGLIHRLDKDTSGLLLVAKNNQALSFFQKQFRTRDVRKKYIALVWGKIQEKEGIIKTLINRDKDGKKQRAYPWLGPLAKKTGSRLAETQWKMIEEYDKYTLIEAIPKTGRKHQIRVHFSYIGHPIIGDKLYSFKNQIVPKVLTRQFLHASGLTIKLMDGEEKTFSSPLPDDLKQLLKNL
- the rbfA gene encoding 30S ribosome-binding factor RbfA, whose protein sequence is MFSRIDRLNELLKREIGSIILREEGFDRNVLVTITKVDISSDLSNAKVFVSVMPADRRREMINYLRADIYNIQKILDRKLRIRKVPKIIFCEEKQVEEAGRIEELLSVIHKNSEQ
- the rplS gene encoding 50S ribosomal protein L19 translates to MEKLMTIENEEVTNHEQETKSIPDIRPGDTIRVYQIMPDSSSSKHGEKKEKIQIFEGVVLAKRRNKEIGATITVRKVIDRIGVERIFPIFSPTIKKIEVIRKSKVRRAKLFYLRRASGRKARLKAKEFMPEISVEETPMPTESEEIPNNTAPEIMPEATMPIGGDNSNIENPIENTNQQESIIEENRAQELKNENKQ
- the ftsH gene encoding ATP-dependent zinc metalloprotease FtsH, with the translated sequence MKKATQNLAKNFFVIVLIFLGISVVFAILSPTPDVEKEISISQLSQEIAQEKVKEIVVVGNDILVTYNDNSQGQSRKETELALSESLANYGVEKEKLEKVNMVVQEPKAGWGQIGSIMLFAVPLLIFGLFFWSFAKQAKMGAMQTFNFSKARARVFGAEGHPKQKINFEDVAGLKEAKEELKEIVEFLKTPKKFLDMGAKIPRGVLLLGPPGCGKTLLARATAGESNVPFFSVAGSEFIELFVGVGSGRVRSLFQEAKKHNKAIIFIDELDAIGRTRGMGMGGGHDEREQTLNQILVEMDGFERDSKTIIIAATNRPDILDPALLRPGRFDRQVILNLPSIEDREAILKIHTRGKPLAKNTHLREIAERTPGFSGADLENLLNEAAILAARRNKHQIDQAELTESIEKVLLGPERKSHVLSPREKKISAYHEAGHAIVASFTDKGEPVRKVSIVSRGMAAGYTIKSPIEEKSIKAKSDFLADIATLLGGYFTEKMKFKEVSTGASNDLKIASELARRLVKDYGMSEKLGPIVFGERNELQFLGKDFGEERNYSEKIAEQIDEEVSKIIKEASALAIKVLKAKKNLLEKLSKELMEKETLEREEIEKILKISRKKKGT
- a CDS encoding 3D domain-containing protein, with the protein product MKTKIQGYIEFFIIWGVVGGVIFSLSGALAAYQDNSLPDDYFESGGALAFVQGNSAVSNIEHFLAVPRATNSKTIKVVVTAYSSCPMETDDDPYITASGSWVRDGIVATNFLPFGTEIRIPEIYGDKVFVVEDRMHSRKTQQVDIWFPSKQEALEFGARYSYIEVVEI